Genomic segment of Microbacterium sp. BH-3-3-3:
CGGCCGGCATCCAGGGGCGCCCCGATAGAATCGAGGGGTGAGCACACCTGTCGTCCAACTGCCCGTTCCCCGTATCCCGGGTCGACGCGGGCGGCTCCAGGATATCCCCGTACAGGGAAAGAAGAAGGTGCTGCTGGCGGCGCCGCGCGGTTATTGCGCGGGCGTCGACCGCGCGGTCATCGCCGTCGAGAAGGCCCTGGAGCGCTATGGCGCGCCCGTGTACGTGCGCAAGCAGATCGTGCACAACATCCACGTGGTCACCGAGCTCGAGAAGAAGGGGGCGATCTTCGTCGAAGAGGTCGACGAGGTTCCCCCGGGGTCGCACGTCGTCTTCAGCGCGCACGGGGTGTCGCCCGCCGTCGTGTCGGCGGCATCCGATCGGGGTCTGCAGGCGATCGATGCGACCTGCCCCCTCGTGACCAAGGTGCACCGCGAGGCCGTGCGCTTCGCGCGCGACGACTTCGAGATCCTGCTGATCGGCCACGAAGGCCACGAAGAGGTCGAGGGCACCGCGGGCGAGGCCCCCGAGCACGTGACGGTGGTCAACTCTCCCGAGCACGCCGATGCCATCGAGGTGCGCGACCCGTCGAAGGTCGTCTGGCTCTCGCAGACCACGCTGTCGGTCGACGAGACGATGGAGACCGTGCGGCGCCTGCGCGAGCGCTTCCCGCAGCTGCAGGACCCGCCCTCGGACGACATCTGCTACGCCACCCAGAACCGTCAGGTCGCGATCAAGAAGGTCGCCGTCGGCGCCGACCTGGTCATCGTCGTGGGATCGGCCAACTCCTCGAACAGCGTGCGTCTGGTCGAGGTCGCCCTCGAGTACGGCGCCAAGGCCGCCTATCGCGTCGACTACATCGACGAGGTGAAGCAGGAGTGGCTCGACGGTGTCGAGACCGTCGGCGTCACCAGCGGCGCTTCGGTGCCCGAGGTGCTCGTGAGCGAGGTGCTCGAAGAGCTCGCCCGCGCCGGCTACCGCGATGTCGAAGAGGTGCGCACCGCCGAAGAGGACTTGATCTTCTCGCTCCCCAAGGAACTGCGACAGGATGCCAGCGGCAAGCGCGACAGCCGCGCGCTCGGCGGCCGGAGCAGCGCGTGAGCGACGGCGCAGAACGGTCGACCGCCCCGGGCGACGACGCGCGCCCCCGCCCGCAGTACGGCGAGTACGCGACGCCGGAGGAACAGCGCGCGCGCATCCAGCGTCCCGAGGTGACCGAGGCGCTCGAGGCCGGGGTCGCACCGCAGCCCGAACCCGTCGCGCCGGTGGCCGAGAAGGCGACCCCGCCGGCCGGCGCCGGGCGCGTGGGCCTGCGCGGCCCGCTCTGGGACCGCATCCTCACGGGCGGTCTGCTCGCGTACGGACTGGTGTCGACGGTGTCGACGATCGTGCAGTTGCTCGATTTCCCCACGTACGCCGAGACCGCCGCCAAGATCCTCGGGGTCGACGCGAGCTACACCAACCTGTCGGCCGGATACCTCTGGGGTGCGGCGGCCGCCTTCGTCTACGGCATCGGCTGGCTGCTCACCGCGGTGCTCACCTGGCGTCGCCTGCGGCGCGGGCGCGTCGCGTTCTGGATCCCGCTCGCGGGCTTCGTGGTCACGGCGTTGCTGGCCGGCCTCTGCGTGACGCTGGCCCTGGTCGGTGACCAGCAGTTCATGACGGCGATCATCGGCAGCGTTCCGAACTGAACCGTCGGGCCCGGTATCCCGTGTTCCCCGTGAACGAAGAGAGGGGACCGGCGTGGTGCGAGATGAACACGCGCAGCTGACGGCGTTGTACGACGCCCACGCCGTGCCCGTGTGGCGGTACGTGGTGAGCCTCACGGGTGATCACGCCGGCGCGGACGACGTCGTGCAAGAGACGCTGCTGCGCGCGTGGCGGACGCCGCGCGTGATGAACGACGAGCCCGCGACCCTTCGTTCGTGGATGTACACCGTGGCGCGCAACCTCGTCATCGACGAAGCGCGCAGCGCGCGGCGCCGGCACGAGCTGCCGGTCGACGAACTGCCCGAGACGGTGCGCGACGACGACACGGATGCCATGTTCGATGCGCTCCTCGTCGAGGAGGCTCTCGCGACCCTCACCCCCGACCACCGTGCGGTCATCGTGAGCGCCTATTACGGGGGTCGTAGCGTCGCGCAGGCCGCCGAAGAACTCGGCATCCCGGCCGGAACGGTGAAGTCGCGACTGCATTACGCGGTGCGAGCGCTGAGGCTCGCGCTGCAGGAAAGAGGGGTGACCCGATGAGCGTCGATCATGAACGTCTGTCGATGTGGGACGGCGCCTACGTGCTCGGGGCGTTGAACGCTCCGGACCGAGCCGAGTTCGAAGCGCACCTGTCCGATTGCGCCGAGTGCCGTGCCGCGATCGCCGACCTCGCGCCCACCGCCGGACTGCTCTCACGTGTGTCCGCCGATCGCGCCCGCGCGGTCGGTGCGACGACGGGGCCGGTGCCGATCGCGGCCCCGGACCCGTCGCTGCGGGGCCGGGTGGTCGAGGCGGCGCGGCGTCGACGCGCGCGGCGGGCCACGGCCTGGACGCTCGCGGCGTCGATCGCCCTCATCGCGGTCGCCGTGCCGGCGGGAATCGCGGTGACGAACGCCGTCAGCTCATCGTCGGGCGCGGTCTACGCCCTCGACGACGTCGCGGGGGCGCCCATCGAAGCCTCGGTCAAGCTCACGTCGGTGCCGTGGGGCACCCGCATCGACCTGGTGTGCGAGTACACCGGGCAGGTCCTCGACGCGCCTCCGGGTGGCTGGCCCTACGCGCTCGCGATCACCGACGAGACAGGTGCGACGAGCGTGCTGTCGACCTGGCGGGCCGGCCCCGGGGCGACGACCGAGTTGAGTGCGGGCACCGATCTGGCGGCTTCGAGCATCGGCTCGGTCGAGATCCGCACCGTCGAGGGCGACCGCGTGATCATGCGGCGCGACTTCGCGACGCCCTGACGCGCGGCGCCACCTCGGCGGGTCGGCGCGGCGATCGGGACGGCCGTAGCATCGTCGCATGCCTCGTCTCGTCGCCGTCTGCGCCGTTCACCGCCTGCACCCGGATGCCGGGTCGATCGGCGTCACCGCGATCGACAAGCGCCCGCTCGACGGGGCGGTGCGTGTCGGCAAGCTCGGCGTCCGCGCCGACGTGCAGGCGAGCCGCAAGCACCACGGCGGCCCCGACAAGGCGGTGTACGCCTACGCGCAGGACGACGCCGAGTTCTGGGAGGGGCAACTCGACCGTGAGCTGCCCGCCGGCTGGTTCGGCGAGAACCTGCGCGTCGAGGGGCTCGACGTCAACGGCGCCCGTATCGGCGAGGTGTGGCGCATCGGCGACACCGTCGAGGTCGAGGTGACGATGCCGCGCACCCCCTGCGCGACGTTCGCGCGCTGGGTCGGAGGCGCCGCGGCGCGCGGATGGGTGAAGCGGTTCTCCGACGAGGGGCGCCTCGGCGCGTACCTGCGGGTGCGACGCGCGGGGGAGGTGCGCGCGGGCGATGCGATCGAGATCGTGTCCTCGCCCGAGGGCGCGCCGACGGTGCTCGAGGTGTACCGGGGCTGAGACGCGGGGTCTCGGCATCCGGTCGCCCGAGGCGGGGTGCGCGCACAACGGCGGGGCGTTTCGATGCCACGCCGTTCGCGGCGGCGTGAGATCAGCATGTCGCCGGGCTGAGCTGCCGTTGTGCACGGCGGGCGAGCGTTGCGGGTCAGGCTCGGGCCGTGGCATCCGGAAACGACGAACGCCCCGGCCGAGGCCGGGGCGTTCGCGGTGATGCGGGTGGGTCAGCTCTTCGACTGGCCGTACGAGCCGAGCTGCTTCGTGGCCTCGACCACGCGGACGGCCATGGCCGACTCGGCGACCTTGCCCCAGGCGCGGGGGTCGTACTGCTTCTTGTTTCCGACCTCGCCGTCGAGCTTGAGCACGCCCTCGTAGTTCGAGAACATGTAGCCCGCGATCGAGCGCGTGAAGGCGTACTGGGTGTCGGTGTCGATGTTCATCTTCACGACGCCGTTGGCCACCGCGAGGGCGATCTCTTCATCGGTCGAGCCGCTGCCGCCGTGGAAGACGAGGTCGAGGGGCTTGGGGCCGGTGCCGAACTTGGCGGCAATGCCCTCCTGGATCTCGCCGAGCAGCTCGGGACGGAGCTTGACGCCGCCGGGCTTGTACACGCCGTGCACGTTGCCGAAGGTGAGGGCCGAGATGTACCGGCCGTTCTCGCCGAGGCCGAGACGCTCGACGGCCTTCGTGACGTCGGCCACGGTGGTGTAGAGCGCGTCGTTCGAGCCCTCGTGCTGCACGCCGTCTTCTTCGCCGCCGACGACGCCGACCTCGATCTCGAGGATGGCGTTGATGGCCTTCATGCGGGGGAGGAGCTCGGCCGCGATGTCGATGTTCTCGTCGAGGGGAACGGCCGAGCCGTCCCACATGTGCGACTGGAAGATGGGGTTGCGACCGGCCTTGACCTCTTCTTCGGAGGCTTCGAGCAGCGGCAGGACGAAGCCGGGAAGGGCGTCCTTCGGGCAGTGGTCGGTGTGCAGGGCCACCGTGATGGGGTAGTTCTTCGCCACCTCGGTGACGTAGCGGGCGAAGGCGAGGGCGCCGGTGGCGCGGGCCTTGACCGTGTGACCGGCGAAGTAGTCGGCACCACCGGTGGTGACCTGGATGATGCCGTCGGAGCCGGCCTCGGTCAGGCCCTGGAGCACCGAGTTGATGGTCTGCGAGCTCGAGACGTTGATCGCGGGGTACGCGAAGCTGCCGGCCTTGGCGCGGTCGAGCATGTCGGCGTACTGCTCAGGGGAAGCGACGGGCATGGAGGTGCTCCTTGGTGTTGTCGGGACACCGTCAGCCTAGCGAAGGCGCCGGATCGTGACGGTGCGACCTCGGTAGGAACGGTGCACTTCTGCCCATTCGTTAAGAAGAGCGATTCCTTCGCCTTGGCGTCGGTCAAATCCCGGGATTGTCGCGCTCCCGGTGGATACAGTGGCCACATGGTGAGCCTGACTGCCGACATGAGCCCGTTGCATCCCGACCGAAACCTGGCTCTCGAGTTGGTGAGGGCGACGGAAGCGGCATCCATCCGCGCCGTTCCCTTCATCGGTCGCGGCGACAAAGAGGCCGCCGACGGCGCCGCGGTCGACGCGATGCGCGCCTTCTTCAGCACCGTCGACTTCGACGGCACGATCGTCATCGGTGAGGGCGAGAAGGACAACGCCCCCATGCTCTACAACGGGGAGCGCGTCGGCAGCGGCCGCGGCCCCCGCTGCGACGTGGCCGTGGACCCGATCGACGGCACCTCGCTGACCGCCGCCGGTCGCCAGAACGCCCTGTCGGTCATCGCGGTCTCGGATCACGGCACGATGCTCGACGCCTCGACCGTGTTCTACATGGACAAGCTCGTGACCGGTCCCGCGGGCGTCGGTGTCGTCGACATCCGCCTTCCGATCGGCGAGAACATCCGTCTGCTGGCCAAGGCGCTCGGCAAGCCCGTCGACGAGATCGTCGTGTCGGTGCTGAACCGTCCCCGCCACGAGAAGCTCATCGCCGAGATCCGCGAAGCCGGAGCCGGTACCCGCCTGATGAGCGACGGCGACGTCGCCGGAGGCATCAACGCGGCCCGCCACAACGCCCGCACCGACATGTGCGTCGGCATCGGCGGCAGCCCCGAGGGCATCGTGACGGCGTGCGCGATCAAGGCGCTCGGCGGTCACATCCAGGGCATTCTGACCCCGGGCAACGACGACGAGAAGCAGAAGGGCCGCGACGCCGGACTGCAGGTCGACGGCGAGGTCTACGAGGCCGATGGTCTGGTGAAGGGCAAGAACACGATCTTCGTCGCCACCGGCGTGACCGATGGTCAGCTCGTCGCGGGCGTTCGCCGCGAAGGCGACTTCCTCTACACCGAGAGTGTCGTGCTGCGCGGCGCGTCGGGAACTCTGCGCCGCATCACGTCGGAGCACCTCACGTCGAAGTGGCTCTGACCCCGTCGGGGAGGAGCCGCGGCCTCGGGGCGTGCAGTCTCACCCTGACGCGCCGTGCAGGCCGCCCCGGCACGCCGCGCTCAGCCGATGCGCACCTACAGCCGGGCGTGTCGTGACGCAAGCGTGACCGGTGTCGGAGAGGCTGTCTGGCAGAATCGTCAGCAGTGTCAACGGTGACGCTGTGACTTCCGAGACCCGAAGGGGGATCGTCCATGGCAGCAGCTCCGACGAATTCGACCGCACCTCAGACAGGTGCGCACGCGGTGGTGGCCAGCGCGGTGGACCCCGCACGTCGCCCCGATGTCCTGCTTCGCGTTCGCCGCGACGAGGGGCACGAGATCAGCGCCTGGTGGATGGTCGGCGCCTTCGTGGGCGTCTCGGCTGCGGTGATCAGCCTGCTCAGCTGGGTTCCGGGCGGCTCCTGAGCTCGAGGCCCGGCGGGTCTCAGCCGTGAAGATTCTCGTCGGACAGTCCGGCGCGTTCGCGCACGCCCCCCAGATCGGCCGAAACCGCGACGCCGGTCGGTGACCCGAGGGACTCCGCTTCGTGCGGATCGGCTGCGCCGTCGGTCGTCGTCGTGATGCCGTCGAGCTCGATCATCTCGGGCGCCGTCCACCGGCGCGGGGTCGCGTCGAGCGCGGCGGGTGCGGCGACGGCGTCGAGCTTGGTCTCGTCGATACCCGGGAACTTGCGGGCCGTCACCAGGACGCGTGACTCGAGCGAGCCCGCGAACCTGTTGTAACTGTCGACGGTCTTCTCGATCGCTCGACGAAGGTCGTTGGCGTGCCCGGCCAGAACGCCGACCCGCTCGTACAGCTCGGTGCCGAGTGTGAAGAGGGTGCGCGCCTCGTCGGAGACGTCTTGCTGGGTCCACGTGAACGCGACGGTCTTGAGCACCGCCCACAGGTTGACGGGGGACGCGAGCGCCACGCGCCGGGTGAACGCATAGTCGAGCAGGGCCGGGTCTTCGTCGAGGGCCGAGGCGAGCAGCGATTCGCTCGGAAGGAAGCAGATGACGAACTCGGGGCTCGAGGCGAGACCTGCCCAGTAGGTCTTCTTCGCGAGCGCGTCGACGTGCGCCCGCACCGCCTTGGCATGGCGCGACAGCAGGCTCGCCCGGCGCGCGCCCTCGTCGCCCTGGGCGGTCACCGCGATGGCGCTGGCCTGCAGGTACGCCTCGAGGGGGACCTTGGCGTCGACCGCCAGCGCCTTTCCCCCGGGGAGGCGCACCACCATGTCGGGGCGACCGGCGCCGGCGTCGCTGGACATCGACGCCTGAAGATCGAAGTCGACGTACCGCGTGAGGCCCGCGGCCTCGACCACGCGCCGCAGCTGGGTCTCGCCCCACACCCCGCGGGTCGTTCCCGAGCGCATCGCCGAGGCCAGGGATTCGGTGGTCGCGCGCAGGGCTTCGTCGGCCTCGCGCGAGAGCCTCAGCTGCTCACCGAGCGCGGAGTACTGCTCGACGCGGTCGCGCTCGAGGCCGTCGACCTTGCGCTGCATCGCGTCGAGGGTCTCGCGCACGGGATCGAGTGCCCGCAGCACCGTCTGCTCGCGCCGCTCCCGCTCTTCGCGCGCCGCCTGGTCGGAGCGGGACTGACCGACGAGCTCGCGGTACAACGCGACCTGGTGATCGAGCTGCGCCTGCAGACCGGAGCGGGCGGTCTCGGCCGCCGCCACGCGGGCGCCGAGCGCCTGCTGCTCGACCGCACCCCGCGCCGCTGCGCGCGCCGAGGCGACAACCCACCCGCCGGCTACGCCGAGGGCGAGCGCGAGGATCACGAGAACGAGGGCGATGGCATCCATGGGGTCAGCATGCACCAGACCTCCGACATCGCCCGAGAGACGGGCCGGGAGGTCAGGCGACGGCGCGTTCGGCGGACTCGACGGGGACGCGCGAGATGCGCACGCCCAGGTGCGAGGCCAAGGCCTGCACGTCGTCGGCCCCCGCGCGGCGGGCGCAGTCGATCGTGATCTCGGCGCACGCGACCGCGTCGGCCAGGGCGTCGTGGTGCGCGAACGGCGAGCAGCCCGCCTCGGCGGCCACCAGCGGAAGACGGTACGAGTCGAGCGTGTAGGTCTTGCGCGACATCTGCACGCTGCACAGGTAGCGGTACGGCGGGCACTCGTCGCCGGTGGCGGCGCAGGCACGGCGCAGCACCGACATGTCGAACCCGGCGTTGTGGGCCACGAGCACGTCGGCCCCGGCGAAGGCGGTGAGCCGGGCGAGCTGAGCACTCCAGTCGGGGGCGTGTGCGACGTCGGCGGCCTGGATGCCGTGGATGCCCACGTTGATCGGCGCGAAGTGGTCGTGCCCGCTCGGGGGCTTGATCAGCCACGCCGCGGTCGCGACGACCCGTCCGTTGCGCACCCGGGCGAGCCCCACGGCGCACGCGGAGGCGCCGCTGGAGTTCGCCGTCTCGAAGTCGATCGCGGTGAAATCCAAAGCCACGGAACCACCTTCACCGCCGGTCGACGTCGACGGCGGGAGGCGCGCCGGGAAGCCCGCGTGTCGCCGGGACCGGTCGCGACGGCGACGCCCGTGGTGGTGTCGGAGGGTCGGCGTAGGGTCGGGGCATGACCGATCGCGAGAAGTCGACGTCGTTCGGACAGGCGGCCTCCGCCTACGAATCCGGGCGTCCCGCGTACCCGTCCGACGCCGTGGCGTGGATGCTCGAGCCCGCGCGCGAACCGGGTCGTGCATTGCGCGTCGCCGACGTGGGCGCCGGAACGGGCAAATTCACCCGGACGATCGTGGAGCACGGTGCCGACGTGGTGGCGGTCGATCCGGATGCCGACATGCTCGCGACCCTGCGGCACAACGTCGGCGGGGTGCCCACGTTCGCCGGAACGGCCGAGGCGCTGCCGCTTCCCGACGGGGCCCTCGACGCCGTGGTCATGGGGCAGGCCTGGCACTGGGTCGACCCCGACGAAGGGTCCCGCGAGATCGGCCGCGTGCTGCGCCGCGGGGGAGTGCTGGGCCTCGTCTGGAACATCCGCGACGAGAGCGTCGACTGGGTGCGTCGGTTGACCTCCGCCATGGGCGGGTCGAACGCCGAGGTCCTGCTCGCGACGACCGGACCCCGGGTCGCCGCGCCGTTCGGCGAGCTCGAGCATCACGAGTGGCGCTGGGAGCGCACGATCACCCTTCCGCAGCTGCGCGACCTCGTTCTCTCGCGCAGCGACATCATCACCGCCGACCCCGAGAAGCGCGCGCGTATCGACGCCGCGGTCGACCAGGTGGTGGCATCCGTTCCCGAACTCGCCGCCGGCGGCTCAGTCGCGCTGCCGTACGTCACCCACGCGTTCCGCGCGCGGCGACCCTGATCGCTCGCGCCGCGCGCATGCCCGGCGTAAGCGTCGGGCGTTCGGACGAGCGGCGCGCGCCCACGTGGAGCAGTGCGGCGCCGTGTGATCCGTCGCAGCCGGGTAATCTGGACTCCCGTGGCTCTTACCATCGGAATCGTCGGCCTTCCCAACGTCGGAAAGTCGACCCTCTTCAACGCTCTGACCAAGAACTCGGTGCTCGCCGCGAACTACCCGTTCGCGACCATCGAGCCCAACGTCGGGGTCGTCAACCTTCCCGATGTGCGACTGCAGCAGCTCGCCGACGTCTTCGGCAGCGAGCGCCTCGTGCCCGCCGCGGTGTCGTTCGTCGACATCGCCGGCATCGTGCGCGGCGCGAGCGAGGGCGAAGGGCTCGGCAACCAGTTCCTCGCGAACATCCGAGAAGCGGATGCCATCGCCCAGGTCGTCCGCGGATTCGCCGACGACGACGTGGTCCACGTCGACGGTGAGGTGAACCCCGCCGGTGACATGGAGACCATCAACGCCGAGCTCGCGCTCGCCGACCTCCAGACCCTCGAGAAGGCCATCACGCGCTACGAGAAAGAGGTCAAGGGCAAGAAGCTCGACCCCTCGGTGCTCGACGCGGCCAAGGCGGCCGAAGACGCGCTTCAGCGCGGGGTGCTGCTCTCGGCATCCAAGATCGACCTCAGCCCCATTCGCGAACTGGGACTGCTGACGGCGAAGCCCTTCATCTTCGTCTTCAACGTCGACGAGGCCGTGCTCACCGACCCGGCGCGCAAGGACGAGCTGGCCGCCCTGGTCGCCCCGGCGAAGGCCGTGTTCCTC
This window contains:
- a CDS encoding DNA recombination protein RmuC, with product MDAIALVLVILALALGVAGGWVVASARAAARGAVEQQALGARVAAAETARSGLQAQLDHQVALYRELVGQSRSDQAAREERERREQTVLRALDPVRETLDAMQRKVDGLERDRVEQYSALGEQLRLSREADEALRATTESLASAMRSGTTRGVWGETQLRRVVEAAGLTRYVDFDLQASMSSDAGAGRPDMVVRLPGGKALAVDAKVPLEAYLQASAIAVTAQGDEGARRASLLSRHAKAVRAHVDALAKKTYWAGLASSPEFVICFLPSESLLASALDEDPALLDYAFTRRVALASPVNLWAVLKTVAFTWTQQDVSDEARTLFTLGTELYERVGVLAGHANDLRRAIEKTVDSYNRFAGSLESRVLVTARKFPGIDETKLDAVAAPAALDATPRRWTAPEMIELDGITTTTDGAADPHEAESLGSPTGVAVSADLGGVRERAGLSDENLHG
- a CDS encoding 3'-5' exonuclease, giving the protein MALDFTAIDFETANSSGASACAVGLARVRNGRVVATAAWLIKPPSGHDHFAPINVGIHGIQAADVAHAPDWSAQLARLTAFAGADVLVAHNAGFDMSVLRRACAATGDECPPYRYLCSVQMSRKTYTLDSYRLPLVAAEAGCSPFAHHDALADAVACAEITIDCARRAGADDVQALASHLGVRISRVPVESAERAVA
- the glpX gene encoding class II fructose-bisphosphatase, with amino-acid sequence MVSLTADMSPLHPDRNLALELVRATEAASIRAVPFIGRGDKEAADGAAVDAMRAFFSTVDFDGTIVIGEGEKDNAPMLYNGERVGSGRGPRCDVAVDPIDGTSLTAAGRQNALSVIAVSDHGTMLDASTVFYMDKLVTGPAGVGVVDIRLPIGENIRLLAKALGKPVDEIVVSVLNRPRHEKLIAEIREAGAGTRLMSDGDVAGGINAARHNARTDMCVGIGGSPEGIVTACAIKALGGHIQGILTPGNDDEKQKGRDAGLQVDGEVYEADGLVKGKNTIFVATGVTDGQLVAGVRREGDFLYTESVVLRGASGTLRRITSEHLTSKWL
- a CDS encoding MOSC domain-containing protein → MPRLVAVCAVHRLHPDAGSIGVTAIDKRPLDGAVRVGKLGVRADVQASRKHHGGPDKAVYAYAQDDAEFWEGQLDRELPAGWFGENLRVEGLDVNGARIGEVWRIGDTVEVEVTMPRTPCATFARWVGGAAARGWVKRFSDEGRLGAYLRVRRAGEVRAGDAIEIVSSPEGAPTVLEVYRG
- a CDS encoding 4-hydroxy-3-methylbut-2-enyl diphosphate reductase; its protein translation is MSTPVVQLPVPRIPGRRGRLQDIPVQGKKKVLLAAPRGYCAGVDRAVIAVEKALERYGAPVYVRKQIVHNIHVVTELEKKGAIFVEEVDEVPPGSHVVFSAHGVSPAVVSAASDRGLQAIDATCPLVTKVHREAVRFARDDFEILLIGHEGHEEVEGTAGEAPEHVTVVNSPEHADAIEVRDPSKVVWLSQTTLSVDETMETVRRLRERFPQLQDPPSDDICYATQNRQVAIKKVAVGADLVIVVGSANSSNSVRLVEVALEYGAKAAYRVDYIDEVKQEWLDGVETVGVTSGASVPEVLVSEVLEELARAGYRDVEEVRTAEEDLIFSLPKELRQDASGKRDSRALGGRSSA
- a CDS encoding class I SAM-dependent methyltransferase is translated as MTDREKSTSFGQAASAYESGRPAYPSDAVAWMLEPAREPGRALRVADVGAGTGKFTRTIVEHGADVVAVDPDADMLATLRHNVGGVPTFAGTAEALPLPDGALDAVVMGQAWHWVDPDEGSREIGRVLRRGGVLGLVWNIRDESVDWVRRLTSAMGGSNAEVLLATTGPRVAAPFGELEHHEWRWERTITLPQLRDLVLSRSDIITADPEKRARIDAAVDQVVASVPELAAGGSVALPYVTHAFRARRP
- a CDS encoding DUF6264 family protein, which produces MSDGAERSTAPGDDARPRPQYGEYATPEEQRARIQRPEVTEALEAGVAPQPEPVAPVAEKATPPAGAGRVGLRGPLWDRILTGGLLAYGLVSTVSTIVQLLDFPTYAETAAKILGVDASYTNLSAGYLWGAAAAFVYGIGWLLTAVLTWRRLRRGRVAFWIPLAGFVVTALLAGLCVTLALVGDQQFMTAIIGSVPN
- the fbaA gene encoding class II fructose-bisphosphate aldolase; this translates as MPVASPEQYADMLDRAKAGSFAYPAINVSSSQTINSVLQGLTEAGSDGIIQVTTGGADYFAGHTVKARATGALAFARYVTEVAKNYPITVALHTDHCPKDALPGFVLPLLEASEEEVKAGRNPIFQSHMWDGSAVPLDENIDIAAELLPRMKAINAILEIEVGVVGGEEDGVQHEGSNDALYTTVADVTKAVERLGLGENGRYISALTFGNVHGVYKPGGVKLRPELLGEIQEGIAAKFGTGPKPLDLVFHGGSGSTDEEIALAVANGVVKMNIDTDTQYAFTRSIAGYMFSNYEGVLKLDGEVGNKKQYDPRAWGKVAESAMAVRVVEATKQLGSYGQSKS
- a CDS encoding zf-HC2 domain-containing protein — encoded protein: MSVDHERLSMWDGAYVLGALNAPDRAEFEAHLSDCAECRAAIADLAPTAGLLSRVSADRARAVGATTGPVPIAAPDPSLRGRVVEAARRRRARRATAWTLAASIALIAVAVPAGIAVTNAVSSSSGAVYALDDVAGAPIEASVKLTSVPWGTRIDLVCEYTGQVLDAPPGGWPYALAITDETGATSVLSTWRAGPGATTELSAGTDLAASSIGSVEIRTVEGDRVIMRRDFATP
- the ychF gene encoding redox-regulated ATPase YchF gives rise to the protein MALTIGIVGLPNVGKSTLFNALTKNSVLAANYPFATIEPNVGVVNLPDVRLQQLADVFGSERLVPAAVSFVDIAGIVRGASEGEGLGNQFLANIREADAIAQVVRGFADDDVVHVDGEVNPAGDMETINAELALADLQTLEKAITRYEKEVKGKKLDPSVLDAAKAAEDALQRGVLLSASKIDLSPIRELGLLTAKPFIFVFNVDEAVLTDPARKDELAALVAPAKAVFLDAKIESELIDLDPEDAAELLASTGQDESGLDQLARIGFDTLGLQTYLTAGPKEARAWTIPQGAKAPQAAGVIHTDFEKGFIKAEVISFADLVELGSVAEARAKGKARLEGKDYVMQDGDVVEFRFNN
- a CDS encoding sigma-70 family RNA polymerase sigma factor, with the protein product MVRDEHAQLTALYDAHAVPVWRYVVSLTGDHAGADDVVQETLLRAWRTPRVMNDEPATLRSWMYTVARNLVIDEARSARRRHELPVDELPETVRDDDTDAMFDALLVEEALATLTPDHRAVIVSAYYGGRSVAQAAEELGIPAGTVKSRLHYAVRALRLALQERGVTR